In Desulfobacter hydrogenophilus, the genomic stretch CTCATAGTTTTGCTCTCTTTAGGAATGAGTTCGAAATAACTTAACCTTGGGAGCGCGGGCGAAACGCCCGCGCTCCCGGATATAGCAAAATGGGCAAGTTATTTAAGCTCCGTTCCTTAGCTTAAGATTTTTTGAAAGTACCTGTAAATTATCTGCCATTTTATTTGAATCGCGGGGCCAGGCTTTTAAGCCCAAAAACTCCGATAAAAAGTTAAATTGTCCTGAACCAAGTCCTTCCGAAAGAGTTGTGCAGTAAGTCCAGCGTTTTGTGGTGTGCCGGGCACGGCACTAAAAGTGAGTTAAATGTATAGAATTTCGACACATTTGACAAGTCTTAGACCCAGCCTCATGGAGGTGAAGGGTGTTGTGGTATGGCAACGAGTACTGGTGAAGGTACTTCGGAGGAAAGCCGTCCTATTGAGGCACAAGCACCACAGAAGTACGGGATGACGTACAGGAATCGGGTATGAGGCGCGTATACCGGGACGAGCCTGCCACACAAGGCAAAGTCTTTTATTAATTATAACCATCAGACACCTGAAAAATGAGAGCGGGTACTTAATATTTATCTTTAATTTTAACCCCACAAGATATCTATGAGTTGTCGCTATTATCTCTCAACTATCTATAACCATTGGTGTTTATATTGTTTGAGATTTGGATCACTCAAATTCTTTTTGAATTTTTGCCGGTAAATAGTCCCAATCCATTAAACGGCCTATTTGATGTCAATATTATCCAAGATAATGCTGGTTAATGGAACGGCTTAAAATAGCGGAATTTCAGATTTCAGATTTTATATATAGCTGTATTCCAATAGGTTGCTCAACTTTAACACTTGATAAAATTCAAAGAACCAGCTAAACATGTTCCCCTTTGAAAATAATGATGGGAGCAATGAGTATGAACAAACTTGAACTAATTCAGGTCATCAAAGATAGAACGGGGCTGACCAAACAGGAATCCACAGACATAGTGAAGCTGTTTTTTGATAGCCTGACTGAAACAATGATTAAAGGGGAACGGACTGAAATTCGAGGCTTTTGTTCTTTTTTCATCAAAGAATACGCGGGTTACACGGGCAGAAATCCAAAAACTGGAAAAAAAGTTATGGTTTCGGTAAAAAGGCTTCCTTTTTTCAAGCCAGGGAAAGAATTGAAGGAACGGGTTAATCACCCAAATTAAGAACGGTTTTCCCATGGACTTCAATTAAGGCACAGTGAATGGCACATCAGCATTTAAGTGTTTTTCCGGGGGCAACAGAAGGAACGCTGCATTCTGGAGCAGGGGAAACACTAATACCTCCTGACGGGTGGGCTTTTTTACCCGCAGGCGACGCCGTTGTCACAAAGCGAGTAAAATTAAAGAGCCCCGTATGGGTCGTCCAAGTAAAATACCGCAGACGGATGATTTCAAAAGGTATATGGGCTCCTGCTGAAAATATTCTGGCCGCAAAACAGGAGGTAGCTGCTAAAAGAGCAACACCCGCCTATGCTAAGGATCGAAAATGTGAGCTGGCACGACGGCAGGCCAAACAAGAGGTCTATACCCAGGAATTTAATGATCAGATCATCAAATTTTTAAATTTTCATTCCAGGTATGAAAAAGAGGCACAACACCTTGGAAAAATCATAACTTCCCACGCAACCCCTGTGGGTAGTGGAACTGTCGCTAGGACCCAGCGCATTCCTATTGATAAAAGAGCACAGGCTGCTGTAATTGCATGGATGAGACATAAGACCACTGTATATGATTCAATGAAAGTAGCACGGGTAAAGGGAACGCGAAGAGAGATCAGAAAGGCGTTGGCCAAAAAATCAATTGAAGTGCTGAACGTATACCGCCAGGGTCGGGACCTGGGTGACAATTGCCCCTTGAAACAGGCCTTGGAAAAAATTCATGACTTTTGACCCCATTTCAATGGGGATTGTGGAATCACATGGATTGGAAAGATTAGTCTCTGCCGTATTTTTGACAGAATTGAAGCGGCGTTTAAGAAGGGAATGTTTGAGTTTCTTAGTTGATGATCCCAGGCTTTTTCGTGAAAATTTATCTCGACTTGACATGCAAAAACTAAATTTCTATCATCCTTTGATATTGGATTTGCATTAAATCAGGAAGAGACATATGAAAAAGTATCCTTTTTTGGAAGAACTCGGCATTGAAGTCCTCTATGCAAAAGACGGTGAATCAGAATTGGCAATTGATTTAACAAAAAAACACACGACCTCCTGGGGCTCCATGCACGGTGGTGTGACAATGACGTTATTGGATGTCTGTATGTCACGCGCTGCACGTTCAGCCGATCCGGAAGAGAGCGGCGCTGCGACTATCGAGATGAAAGTCAGTTTTTTTCAACCGGGTGGCCAGATAGGTCAACGTGTGACCGCGAAAGGTCGTCTTTTACATAATTCAGGTCGGATGTTCTTCTGTGAAGGGGAGATCTGGAATGGCGAAAAACTGGTTGCCAAGGCTTTGGGCACTTTCAAACTTTTCCATAGTGCAACGTTGTCTAAAAGCTGAAACTCAATCATCGAGTGAAAGAGTATCCCCCTAAGGTATACCTTGTCTATTACTTAAAAATTAATAATGAAGAGGAGTCCTGATGAGCAGCCAAATACCTACACGTGACGCAGCCTTGGCGCTTCTAAAAAACTACAACACGAGCCAGAGCCTTATCAAGCATGCATTTGCCGTCGAAGGCGTGATGCGTTACATGGCCGGAAAATATGGTGAGGATAAAAATACATGGGGTATTGTGGGCTTGATCCACGACCTTGATTATGAGCAATTTCCTGAACAGCACTGCAAAAAGACCGAGGAGATTTTAAAGGAAAACGATTGGCCAAAGGATTTGATCCGTGCCGTGGTCAGCCATGGATGGGGGATTTGCACGGATGTCAAGCCCGAAAGCACCATGGAAAAAGTGCTCTTTGCCGTTGACGAGCTTACCGGATTGGTGGCAACTTCGGCGCTGGTGAGGCCTTCAAAGAGCGTCATGGACTTGAAAGCCAAATCGGTCAAGAAAAAGTGGAAGGACAAACGATTTGCGGCGGGCGTTGATCGCTCAATTATCCAGAAAGGCGCCGATATGTTGGGGGTGGAATTGGGCGAACTGATTACGGATACGATCTTGGGAATGCGCGAGGTCGCAGTTGAGATCGGTTTGAAAGGAGAGGCTTAATATGGAGTGCAAACAAGATAAGAACCTTGAACAGTGCAACTGTAGCTATGATCCTTGCCCAAAAAAAGGTATCTGCTGCGAATGTATTCGATATCATGTCAGGATGCGTCAACTTCCGGCCTGTGTATTTCCGAACGACGCCGAGCGAACCTATGATCGCAGTTATGAGCATTTCGCCCGCCTGGTCGGTGAAGGGAAGGTATAGGACCAGGAAAGAGAAGGCAGGGGCAGTCAGGAGAGTGACATTGCCTAGGACAAACTGCGGAAAACCGCAGTTTGATATGACCCGGCAGCATTACTCAAGTCCCAGGTTATCATAGAAGTGCCGGCGTTTCATCCGGTACAGTGCCTTGTCTTCTCTGACCAGGTAGTGGTATTTGTTGTTTTCGTCATCAAAACATTCAAAAAGGCCGGTATACTCCTCTATATCGGTAACATCACAGATCCTGGAAACATCATCGTTAAACCGCCGGCATACTGAAAACCAGTCTTCAATTTCCGCGTCTTTTTTGATGCTGATTGCCTTTGAGGCCTCATTATATTCCGCCTGGATGGCTTTCATGTCGATACCTCCGGATTTTTAAATTACAGGGTGAAAAAGGTTTTGTTTATAAAATTGATTTTAGCAGAACAGATCTTTTTATGAAAACATAAAATGTGCAAGCCTATCAGAACTGACTGCATTTGTTGAAATTTTATCAGAAAGCTGATGAGATTGAAAAAATCTAAATTGTTTAATTTAAAAGATTTTAAAATAGCGCCGCAACATTTAGGCGCCATTTATTGTCAGTTCATCTTTTTTCTGATATTGAAAATAGAAAGCGTATTATAGCGGCATGCATGAAAATAACCACAGAATTTTTATAAAAATAAAAGAATATAACTTATGAAGTACTCACAGGCAAAACAAGGAAGAATATACATTATTCGTCTTGAAGACGGCGATATCATACACGAAGAAATTGAAAAATTTGCCAATGAAAAAGCAATAAAAGCTGCGGCATTAACCATTCTCGGGGGCGCGGATAAAAACAGTAAGCTAATTGTCGGCCCGGAACATGGACGGACAGAATCAATTACGCCAATGGAACATATTCTTAATAATGTTCATGAAATAGTGGGGACCGGCACAATCTTTCCTAATGAGAAAGGGGAGACCAAATTACACATGCACATAGCTTGTGGAAGAGAAAATTCAACTGTAACCGGATGTATCCGTAACGGTGTTCGGACATGGCATATATTAGAGATTATTTTATTTGAATTAATTGATACTGGTGCTGTTCGTGTGTTGGATCCAACTACGGGATTTGAATTGCTCAACCCATAAATATCTTTAATATAACAGCCATGGGCTGACCTGGTCTATTAACACCCAGACTCAACCCACAACAAAACATGAAAGCACTGTATAGGTTGCACAGACTTTCTTATAAAAACCCACAACGGAAAGCACTCGCTTATTTTTTCAAAAGAGGAGATTGATATTCTATCCAATTTCCTTTGTTCTTTCGACGGTCGTTACTTTCTCTGCAATCTGGATTAAACCGTTTTTCAATTCCTGTATAATTCAACGGGTTGAGTCGGCGACGATCTATTCCGGAACGTCTTTCTTCTTGGCCTCGACGCTCTTTCTCTTTTTTCACCATGATTATCCTCCTTTGCCATTACGGATTTTTGTGACTCGATGATCCCGTTTTTGTTAATTTGCCCAGCTTCGGCGTTGGAAAAAATTTTTAAACCTCAAAATATGTTGTATATTCATCAGGTTAAAAAATATTTCCGCCTTGAATTTGAACAAATTACCTAAAAACTTGATGATCGAGTGTGAAGATATAAAAATTATAATGGTTGGGATGGAGCCTGTCAAACAAACAGCTGTATTCCTTTCCGGGTCTAATGGTCATTTAACCTTAATCAGCTCGTACGCCCGGGTCCCCAGGCCGATTTTTTCGGCATGGGCCATGCAGCTTTGCCATTCAGACTCGGGCCGGTTATTGGTAAAATGGTCGTGGTAGCCATGAAAGTCAGGCTTAGCCAAATTTTCGGCCAGCTGACTGCCGGGCAGGGGGTCGGCTGCCAGGCAGGCGTCCACGCAGGCCTGGTCCAGGGCCAGGGGGTCACGGGAGGCGAACATGCCCAGGTTGGGCAGGATGGGTACATCGTTTTCTCCGTGGCAATCACAGTTTGGGGAGACATCCACCACCAGGGAAATATGGAAACAGGGACGTCCGTCCACCACGGCTTTGGTATATTCCGCCATACGGCGGTTCAGCATCTCCACTGCGGCGTTGAAATCAAATGAAATGGCGTCAAAGTTGCAGGCCCCAAGACAGCGGCCGCAGCCCACGCAATTTTCCAGGTTTACCTGCATTTTTTTAGTCTCTTCATCAAAATCCAGTGCCTGGTTTGCACACTCTTTTTGACAGGCCATGCAACCCCGGCACAGGGTTTCGTCAATTTGAGCCTTGCCGCTGCTGTGCTGCTCGGTTTTGCCCGCCCGGGAACCGCATCCCATGCCGATGTTCTTGATGACGCCGCCAAAACCGGTCAGTTCATGCCCTTTAAAATGGGTGAGACTGATGAAGACATCTGCATCCATGACGGCCCGTCCGATTTTGGCCT encodes the following:
- a CDS encoding DUF2293 domain-containing protein, encoding MISKGIWAPAENILAAKQEVAAKRATPAYAKDRKCELARRQAKQEVYTQEFNDQIIKFLNFHSRYEKEAQHLGKIITSHATPVGSGTVARTQRIPIDKRAQAAVIAWMRHKTTVYDSMKVARVKGTRREIRKALAKKSIEVLNVYRQGRDLGDNCPLKQALEKIHDF
- a CDS encoding DUF362 domain-containing protein; its protein translation is MEKAKVYFTDFRTKAFGDGLPTKLKKLIKKAGIGDLDMDGKFAAIKLHFGEMGNISYLRPNYARAVADVVKEFGGKPFLTDCNTMYPGSRKNALEHLECAWENGFTPLTVGCPILIGDGLKGTDDINVPLTGCDYVKEAKIGRAVMDADVFISLTHFKGHELTGFGGVIKNIGMGCGSRAGKTEQHSSGKAQIDETLCRGCMACQKECANQALDFDEETKKMQVNLENCVGCGRCLGACNFDAISFDFNAAVEMLNRRMAEYTKAVVDGRPCFHISLVVDVSPNCDCHGENDVPILPNLGMFASRDPLALDQACVDACLAADPLPGSQLAENLAKPDFHGYHDHFTNNRPESEWQSCMAHAEKIGLGTRAYELIKVK
- a CDS encoding HU family DNA-binding protein, encoding MNKLELIQVIKDRTGLTKQESTDIVKLFFDSLTETMIKGERTEIRGFCSFFIKEYAGYTGRNPKTGKKVMVSVKRLPFFKPGKELKERVNHPN
- a CDS encoding HD domain-containing protein; amino-acid sequence: MSSQIPTRDAALALLKNYNTSQSLIKHAFAVEGVMRYMAGKYGEDKNTWGIVGLIHDLDYEQFPEQHCKKTEEILKENDWPKDLIRAVVSHGWGICTDVKPESTMEKVLFAVDELTGLVATSALVRPSKSVMDLKAKSVKKKWKDKRFAAGVDRSIIQKGADMLGVELGELITDTILGMREVAVEIGLKGEA
- a CDS encoding DUF6485 family protein; this translates as MECKQDKNLEQCNCSYDPCPKKGICCECIRYHVRMRQLPACVFPNDAERTYDRSYEHFARLVGEGKV
- a CDS encoding PaaI family thioesterase; this encodes MKKYPFLEELGIEVLYAKDGESELAIDLTKKHTTSWGSMHGGVTMTLLDVCMSRAARSADPEESGAATIEMKVSFFQPGGQIGQRVTAKGRLLHNSGRMFFCEGEIWNGEKLVAKALGTFKLFHSATLSKS
- a CDS encoding PPC domain-containing DNA-binding protein, with the translated sequence MKYSQAKQGRIYIIRLEDGDIIHEEIEKFANEKAIKAAALTILGGADKNSKLIVGPEHGRTESITPMEHILNNVHEIVGTGTIFPNEKGETKLHMHIACGRENSTVTGCIRNGVRTWHILEIILFELIDTGAVRVLDPTTGFELLNP